The Henckelia pumila isolate YLH828 chromosome 2, ASM3356847v2, whole genome shotgun sequence genome includes a window with the following:
- the LOC140881430 gene encoding uncharacterized protein isoform X1, with translation MVGAPISYSGYHPAAAASAGGASQPHQMYATPNAPISTLLPYNGLQPPPPHAASYPPSSAPINTTYLYPPTPPSYPTNPSPPPHFPPPTSAPANLYPPSYPNYPPSPAQSLPPSALTGYPPQQNQSPIGYPFSVQPTGTYPPAPSPVQYYPPNNSMAQPYPPQPAHPGVYPPPRY, from the exons ATGGTCGGAGCACCAATCTCATACTCCGGCTACCATcccgccgccgccgcctccGCGGGTGGTGCCTCTCAACCACACCAGATGTATGCCACGCCAAACGCGCCCATCTCCACACTCTTGCCATACAACGGATTGCAGCCGCCGCCGCCTCACGCCGCCTCCTACCCTCCATCATCAGCTCCGATCAATACTACCTATCTCTATCCTCCAACACCACCGTCTTATCCCACAAATCCGTCCCCGCCGCCACACTTTCCGCCGCCCACCTCCGCTCCGGCGAATCTGTATCCTCCTTCGTATCCCAACTACCCACCAAGCCCAGCACAGAGCCTTCCGCCGTCGGCTCTAACGGGCTACCCTCCGCAGCAGAATCAGTCCCCAATCGGTTACCCTTTTTCAG TGCAGCCGACCGGAACCTATCCACCCGCTCCGTCTCCCGTCCAATACTATCCGCCGAATAATTCCATGGCCCAACCCTACCCGCCGCAACCTGCGCATCCAGGAGTCTATCCACCACCCCGATATTGA
- the LOC140881430 gene encoding uncharacterized protein isoform X2 — translation MVGAPISYSGYHPAAAASAGGASQPHQMYATPNAPISTLLPYNGLQPPPPHAASYPPSSAPINTTYLYPPTPPSYPTNPSPPPHFPPPTSAPANLYPPSYPNYPPSPAQSLPPSALTGYPPQQNQSPIGYPFSADRNLSTRSVSRPILSAE, via the exons ATGGTCGGAGCACCAATCTCATACTCCGGCTACCATcccgccgccgccgcctccGCGGGTGGTGCCTCTCAACCACACCAGATGTATGCCACGCCAAACGCGCCCATCTCCACACTCTTGCCATACAACGGATTGCAGCCGCCGCCGCCTCACGCCGCCTCCTACCCTCCATCATCAGCTCCGATCAATACTACCTATCTCTATCCTCCAACACCACCGTCTTATCCCACAAATCCGTCCCCGCCGCCACACTTTCCGCCGCCCACCTCCGCTCCGGCGAATCTGTATCCTCCTTCGTATCCCAACTACCCACCAAGCCCAGCACAGAGCCTTCCGCCGTCGGCTCTAACGGGCTACCCTCCGCAGCAGAATCAGTCCCCAATCGGTTACCCTTTTTCAG CCGACCGGAACCTATCCACCCGCTCCGTCTCCCGTCCAATACTATCCGCCGAATAA